One window of the Archangium primigenium genome contains the following:
- a CDS encoding PAS domain-containing sensor histidine kinase: MSLPAQDPTPGSRDRSGLPRDTPGFTEDGAGARERLLHVLLSVQSDIIRGAHAPSALERLLSQLLALTGSEAVLLAAPVHSADAPSTYHRVVALPADALPSSWDTPTSREGTPCAAHELRALVETVCATGGVTQTLTPGARRPVLGLPLEVEGSVVGVLGLAGRPDGYDAGLIEFLRPVVHTCGGILWECRNEQRRQRAEQEVRQQQQQSAERLRLVLENMQDGVWDLDLLTGEVFANPRWMGMLGYGEGEMPRAAATWMALRHPDDVVPGDKIRRDHLEGRIPLIEIEQRMRHRDGRWIWVLTRAKVVARDANGRPLRIVGTNVDITPHKLRAKRLQDLVDVLPDLVFRLGADGTYLDHYDKNPDELAIPRQSIIGSNIRQLPLAQSVLDKMLAHVAKVIRDGKVDTFEYMMALSQGPQYYELRTMKTAPEEVIAIVRNITERKLTEFRILQQEEELRRHRDSLEELVRIRSEKLLRATLDLEEQQAQLVQSEKMASLGQMAAGVAHEINNPVSYVMSNLGTLDQYVSGLTPLLEGVRELTRLGAPEEFRAEQLEHMRELWQREDVDYVLGDMPQLIEESLGGTRRIKEIVQSLRSFAREDTGEPQLVNVNEELASTLKIVWNELKYKCEVKRDFGPLPLVSCHPTQISQVFTNLLVNAAQAIETKGEIRIRTRQEGGEVVVEIADSGKGMTPETISKLFTPFFTTKPRGQGTGLGLSVSYGIIARHQGRIDVQSEPGKGSTFTIRLPASAPEAPAES; this comes from the coding sequence ATGTCCTTGCCCGCCCAAGATCCCACTCCGGGCTCCCGGGATCGGTCCGGTCTGCCCCGCGACACACCGGGCTTCACCGAGGACGGCGCGGGAGCACGCGAGCGCCTGCTCCACGTGTTGCTCTCGGTCCAATCCGACATCATCCGGGGCGCGCATGCGCCGAGCGCCCTGGAACGGCTGCTCTCGCAGCTCCTCGCGCTGACGGGCAGCGAGGCCGTGCTGCTGGCCGCGCCTGTCCACTCCGCGGACGCCCCGTCGACCTATCACCGCGTGGTCGCCCTTCCCGCGGACGCGCTGCCCTCCTCCTGGGACACCCCGACGAGCCGGGAGGGCACGCCGTGCGCGGCGCACGAGCTGCGCGCGCTGGTGGAGACCGTGTGCGCCACGGGCGGCGTCACCCAGACGCTGACGCCCGGCGCCCGGCGCCCGGTGCTCGGGCTGCCCCTGGAAGTCGAGGGGAGCGTGGTGGGCGTGCTGGGACTCGCGGGCCGACCCGACGGCTACGACGCCGGTCTCATCGAATTCCTGCGACCCGTGGTGCACACCTGCGGCGGCATCCTGTGGGAGTGTCGCAACGAGCAACGGCGCCAGCGGGCCGAGCAGGAGGTCCGTCAGCAGCAGCAGCAGAGCGCCGAGCGGCTGCGCCTGGTGCTGGAGAACATGCAGGATGGGGTCTGGGATCTCGATCTGCTCACCGGCGAGGTGTTCGCCAATCCGCGCTGGATGGGCATGCTGGGCTATGGCGAGGGAGAGATGCCCCGCGCCGCCGCGACCTGGATGGCGCTGCGCCACCCGGACGACGTGGTCCCCGGAGACAAGATCCGGCGCGATCACCTGGAAGGTCGCATCCCGCTCATCGAGATCGAGCAGCGCATGCGCCACCGGGACGGCCGGTGGATCTGGGTGCTCACGCGCGCCAAGGTGGTGGCGCGGGATGCCAACGGGCGGCCCCTGCGCATCGTGGGCACCAACGTGGACATCACCCCGCACAAGCTCAGGGCCAAGCGCCTGCAGGACCTGGTGGACGTCCTGCCCGACCTCGTCTTCCGCCTGGGCGCGGACGGCACCTACCTGGACCACTACGACAAGAACCCCGATGAGCTCGCCATCCCGCGCCAGAGCATCATCGGCTCCAACATCCGCCAGCTGCCCCTGGCGCAGTCCGTGCTCGACAAGATGCTCGCGCACGTGGCGAAGGTCATTCGCGACGGCAAGGTGGACACCTTCGAGTACATGATGGCGCTTTCGCAGGGCCCTCAGTACTACGAGCTGCGCACCATGAAGACCGCCCCCGAGGAGGTCATCGCCATCGTGCGCAACATCACCGAGCGCAAGCTGACCGAGTTCCGCATCCTGCAGCAGGAGGAGGAGCTGCGGCGCCACCGCGACAGCCTGGAGGAGCTGGTGCGCATCCGCAGCGAGAAGCTGCTGCGCGCCACCCTGGACCTCGAGGAGCAGCAGGCCCAGCTCGTCCAGAGCGAGAAGATGGCGTCGCTCGGGCAGATGGCCGCGGGCGTCGCGCACGAAATCAACAACCCGGTCAGCTACGTGATGAGCAACCTGGGCACGCTCGACCAGTACGTCTCCGGGCTCACCCCCCTGCTGGAGGGGGTGCGGGAGCTGACGCGCCTCGGCGCGCCCGAGGAGTTCCGCGCCGAGCAGCTCGAGCACATGCGCGAGCTGTGGCAGCGCGAGGACGTGGACTACGTGCTCGGGGACATGCCCCAGCTCATCGAGGAGTCGCTCGGCGGCACGCGGCGCATCAAGGAGATCGTCCAGAGCCTGCGCTCGTTCGCGCGCGAGGACACCGGTGAGCCGCAGCTCGTGAACGTGAACGAGGAGCTGGCCTCCACGCTGAAGATCGTGTGGAACGAGCTCAAGTACAAGTGCGAGGTCAAGCGCGACTTCGGGCCCCTGCCGCTCGTGAGCTGTCACCCCACGCAGATCTCCCAGGTGTTCACCAACCTGCTCGTCAACGCGGCCCAGGCCATCGAGACGAAGGGGGAGATCCGCATCCGCACCCGGCAGGAGGGCGGCGAGGTGGTGGTGGAGATCGCCGACTCGGGCAAGGGCATGACGCCGGAGACGATCTCCAAGCTCTTCACCCCGTTCTTCACCACCAAGCCCCGGGGCCAGGGCACGGGCCTGGGGCTGTCCGTGAGCTACGGCATCATCGCGCGCCACCAGGGCCGCATCGACGTGCAGAGCGAGCCCGGCAAGGGCAGCACCTTCACCATCCGCCTGCCGGCCTCCGCCCCCGAGGCGCCCGCCGAGAGCTGA
- a CDS encoding ATP-binding protein has translation MSKAASGHRPAAASGRSRARPLAGQRASDIRQRLLEALGPAQLEFARHGDLRGVLSGLLRTLLDVTQSEYGVIGEVLVTPRGPQLRPHALEHIAWREPADAPPAAPVLTDVDARELSAPLGSLLASGEPVLTQTHGQPPRESKGLLPGLPFPRAFLGMPCKAGEELVGVVGLANPAEDYTPELIDTLKPFLATCAGLLLCERGAREQRRTETVLRRQEEEIQQQRVQMEELVEQRTETLLVTTVALEERQAQLMHAERMASLGQLVAGIAHEINNPLGYITSNLATLTQYLAVFTELITRYRELASRLTPAPEDATAELLTRIQAYQEEEDVDYLLGDVKDLLQDSREGAHRVADTVQSLKAFVREDSGQMELVDVNKELATTLKVVWNQLKYRCEVKSDYGQVPPILGRPAQLNQVFTHLLLNAVQALSDPGTIQIATWLQGDEVRVSITDSGQGMTPDVLDKIFTPFFTTKPPGKGAGLGLSISADIVARHMGRIEVQSQYGQGSTFTLRLPVAHDP, from the coding sequence ATGAGCAAAGCCGCCTCGGGTCACCGGCCAGCAGCCGCTTCAGGTCGTTCCCGCGCGCGCCCGCTCGCAGGGCAGCGGGCGTCCGACATCCGCCAGCGCCTGCTCGAGGCCCTGGGCCCGGCCCAGCTCGAGTTCGCCCGCCACGGCGACTTGCGCGGGGTGCTCTCCGGCCTCCTCCGGACCCTGCTCGATGTCACCCAGAGTGAATACGGTGTGATCGGCGAGGTGCTCGTCACCCCGAGGGGCCCGCAGCTGAGGCCCCATGCCCTGGAGCACATCGCCTGGCGCGAGCCGGCCGACGCGCCCCCGGCGGCGCCGGTCCTGACGGACGTGGATGCCCGGGAGTTGTCGGCGCCGTTGGGCTCGCTGCTCGCGTCCGGCGAGCCCGTGCTCACCCAGACCCACGGCCAGCCGCCCCGGGAGAGCAAGGGCCTGTTGCCCGGCCTGCCCTTCCCGCGCGCCTTCCTCGGCATGCCGTGCAAGGCGGGGGAGGAGTTGGTGGGCGTGGTGGGCCTGGCCAACCCGGCGGAGGACTACACCCCCGAGCTCATCGACACGCTCAAGCCCTTCCTCGCCACCTGCGCGGGCCTGCTGCTGTGCGAGCGCGGCGCGCGGGAGCAGCGCCGGACCGAAACGGTGCTGCGCCGACAGGAAGAGGAGATCCAACAGCAGCGCGTCCAGATGGAGGAGCTCGTCGAGCAGCGCACGGAGACGCTGCTCGTCACCACCGTGGCGCTCGAGGAGCGGCAGGCGCAGCTGATGCACGCCGAGCGCATGGCGTCGCTCGGCCAGCTCGTGGCCGGCATCGCCCATGAGATCAACAACCCCCTGGGCTACATCACGAGCAACCTGGCCACGCTCACCCAGTACCTCGCGGTCTTCACCGAGCTCATCACCCGCTACCGCGAGCTGGCCTCGCGGCTGACGCCCGCCCCCGAGGACGCCACGGCCGAGCTGCTCACGCGCATCCAGGCCTACCAGGAGGAGGAGGACGTCGACTACCTCCTGGGCGACGTGAAGGACCTGCTCCAGGACTCGCGCGAAGGCGCCCACCGCGTGGCGGACACCGTGCAGAGCCTCAAGGCCTTCGTGCGGGAGGACTCGGGCCAGATGGAGCTGGTGGACGTGAACAAGGAGCTGGCCACCACGCTCAAGGTGGTGTGGAACCAGCTCAAGTACCGCTGCGAGGTGAAGAGCGACTACGGCCAAGTGCCGCCCATCCTCGGCCGGCCCGCCCAGCTCAACCAGGTCTTCACCCACCTGCTGCTCAACGCCGTCCAGGCCCTGTCGGACCCCGGCACCATCCAGATCGCCACCTGGCTGCAGGGTGACGAGGTGCGGGTGAGCATCACCGACTCCGGCCAGGGCATGACGCCTGACGTGCTCGACAAGATCTTCACCCCCTTCTTCACCACCAAGCCCCCGGGCAAGGGCGCCGGCCTGGGCCTGTCCATCAGCGCCGACATCGTCGCGCGCCACATGGGCCGCATCGAGGTCCAGAGCCAGTACGGCCAGGGCAGCACCTTCACCCTCCGGCTCCCCGTGGCCCACGATCCCTGA
- a CDS encoding serine/threonine-protein kinase, whose product MKTPPRVNVSAAAAAHRTTVLPRVEWAGAQPNVIPLERERFEEVRALGQGGMGEVVLLKDHDIERLVALKRLPESPGLDQVLRFVEEIRTVGQLDHPNIVPVHDVGVDPAGRYYFLMKHLQGETLESIILKLQQGDAAAHARFPFAMRVQVFIGILNALTYAHRKGFIHRDLKPANIMVGPYGEVTVMDWGLARRIHTPATGAERVPPTVPASPRDALAMRTQMGSVLGTPLYMSPEQARGEHDRLDERSDLYSASVLLHEFLFLRHYLAGRESLPQVLEGVQHEQLKLFPHPPAHPHQPPVPSEYVWLTRKGMSKDPAERYQSAEELMTELRGILEGRIHVRCSRTLIKRGLHETLRKVESHSALMMGAGGVVALLLLASLAHLLYVLFS is encoded by the coding sequence GTGAAGACTCCGCCCCGCGTGAACGTGTCCGCGGCCGCGGCGGCGCACCGCACCACGGTGCTGCCCCGGGTGGAGTGGGCGGGGGCCCAGCCCAACGTGATCCCCCTGGAGCGTGAGCGCTTCGAGGAAGTGCGTGCCCTGGGCCAGGGCGGCATGGGCGAGGTGGTGCTGCTCAAGGATCACGACATCGAGCGGCTGGTGGCGCTCAAGCGGCTGCCGGAGTCGCCCGGGCTGGATCAGGTGCTGCGCTTCGTGGAGGAGATCCGCACCGTCGGACAGCTCGACCATCCGAACATCGTCCCGGTGCACGACGTCGGTGTCGACCCGGCGGGCCGGTACTACTTCCTGATGAAGCACCTGCAGGGAGAGACGCTCGAGTCCATCATCCTCAAGCTGCAGCAGGGCGATGCCGCCGCGCACGCGCGCTTCCCCTTCGCCATGCGGGTGCAGGTGTTCATCGGCATCCTCAACGCGCTGACGTACGCGCACCGCAAGGGCTTCATCCACCGCGACCTCAAGCCCGCCAACATCATGGTGGGCCCCTATGGCGAGGTCACCGTGATGGACTGGGGTCTGGCCCGCCGCATCCACACGCCCGCCACGGGCGCGGAGCGGGTGCCGCCCACGGTGCCCGCGAGCCCCCGCGATGCCCTGGCGATGCGGACCCAGATGGGCAGCGTGCTGGGCACGCCGCTCTACATGTCTCCCGAGCAGGCGCGCGGCGAGCATGATCGGCTCGACGAGCGCAGCGACCTCTACAGCGCGAGCGTGCTGCTGCACGAGTTCCTGTTCCTGCGCCACTACCTCGCGGGACGCGAGAGCCTCCCCCAGGTGCTCGAGGGTGTGCAGCACGAGCAGCTCAAGCTCTTCCCCCACCCGCCCGCGCATCCCCACCAGCCGCCCGTGCCCTCGGAGTACGTCTGGCTCACGCGCAAGGGCATGTCGAAGGATCCCGCCGAGCGCTATCAGTCCGCCGAGGAGCTGATGACCGAGTTGCGCGGCATCCTGGAGGGGCGCATCCACGTGCGCTGCTCGCGGACCCTGATCAAGCGCGGCCTGCACGAGACGCTGCGCAAGGTGGAGTCCCACTCCGCCCTGATGATGGGCGCGGGTGGGGTCGTGGCCCTGCTCCTGCTCGCTTCCCTGGCCCATCTCCTGTACGTGCTGTTCTCCTGA
- a CDS encoding PadR family transcriptional regulator, producing the protein MSKSEVELLQGTLDVLILKSLSLGSRHGAALVRWLEQVTQGQLVVEEGSLYPALHRMQEKGWISSEWGHSETNRRSRFYSLTEEGQRQLIEQMDAWVRTVRMVTRVFSAHDAKPPPR; encoded by the coding sequence ATGTCGAAGTCGGAGGTGGAGCTGCTTCAGGGGACCCTGGACGTCCTCATCCTGAAGTCCCTGAGTCTGGGCTCGCGGCATGGCGCGGCCCTGGTGCGCTGGCTCGAGCAGGTGACGCAGGGGCAGCTCGTGGTGGAGGAGGGCTCGCTCTACCCGGCGCTGCACCGCATGCAGGAGAAGGGGTGGATCTCCTCCGAGTGGGGCCACTCGGAAACGAATCGCCGCTCGCGCTTCTACTCCCTCACCGAGGAGGGCCAGCGGCAGCTCATCGAGCAGATGGACGCGTGGGTGCGCACCGTGCGCATGGTCACGCGGGTGTTCTCGGCGCACGACGCGAAGCCGCCCCCGCGCTGA
- a CDS encoding CDP-alcohol phosphatidyltransferase family protein, translated as MPTESPQRREPRHFSMIRTFTPADFVTLGNAFSGAGSILAQMQYLASRQPHWLWLAFGLMPLAFILDALDGRIARWRFQSSPLGADLDSLADVISFGMAPAALAFSMGMRGELDVLVLLYFVGCGISRLARFNVTAASLSDDTGKVRYFEGTPIPTSLALVMVLAFFFWKGSTGDALPFGSLHLGGFELHPLVLMYLASGSAMISKTLRIPKF; from the coding sequence ATGCCGACGGAGTCACCACAGAGACGTGAGCCGCGCCACTTCTCGATGATCCGCACCTTCACGCCCGCGGATTTCGTCACCCTGGGCAATGCCTTCTCCGGCGCGGGCTCCATCCTCGCCCAGATGCAGTACCTGGCGTCCCGACAGCCCCACTGGCTGTGGCTCGCCTTTGGCCTGATGCCCCTGGCCTTCATCCTCGACGCCCTGGATGGACGCATCGCCCGGTGGCGCTTCCAGTCCTCGCCCCTGGGCGCGGATCTGGACTCGCTCGCGGACGTCATCTCCTTTGGAATGGCCCCCGCGGCGCTCGCCTTCAGCATGGGCATGCGCGGCGAGCTGGACGTGCTCGTCCTGCTCTACTTCGTGGGCTGCGGCATCAGCCGCCTGGCGCGCTTCAACGTCACCGCCGCGAGCCTCTCGGACGACACGGGCAAGGTGCGCTACTTCGAGGGCACGCCCATCCCCACCAGCCTCGCGCTGGTGATGGTGCTCGCCTTCTTCTTCTGGAAGGGGAGCACCGGGGACGCGCTGCCCTTTGGCTCGCTGCACCTGGGCGGCTTCGAGCTGCACCCGCTCGTGCTCATGTACCTGGCGAGCGGCAGCGCCATGATCAGCAAGACGCTGCGCATCCCCAAGTTCTGA
- a CDS encoding class I SAM-dependent methyltransferase produces MSAAGTLLFLLLVILLMGAMLSIVFHTLRTGISPMPSSRRVRQQLLSLVPPDLEGPVLELGAGWGTLAFALADHCPRAEVHAYELSPLPYAFCRLRQRLGPRPNLRFLRADFFAVSFTGASAVVCYLYPGAMLRLAPKLAAELAPGTPILSHTFALRGWTPTHTLVTADLYRTRVYRYAAPGRI; encoded by the coding sequence GTGAGCGCGGCGGGCACCCTCCTCTTCCTGCTCCTGGTGATCCTCCTCATGGGGGCGATGCTCTCCATCGTCTTCCACACGCTGCGCACCGGCATCTCCCCCATGCCCAGCTCCCGCCGGGTGCGCCAGCAACTGCTCTCGCTCGTGCCCCCGGACCTGGAGGGCCCCGTCCTCGAGCTCGGCGCGGGCTGGGGCACGCTCGCCTTCGCCCTGGCGGACCACTGCCCCCGGGCGGAGGTCCACGCCTATGAGCTGTCTCCCCTGCCCTACGCGTTCTGCCGGCTGCGCCAGCGTCTGGGGCCCCGGCCCAACCTGCGCTTTCTGCGCGCGGACTTCTTCGCCGTGTCCTTCACGGGCGCCTCGGCCGTGGTCTGCTACCTCTACCCCGGCGCCATGCTCCGCCTGGCCCCCAAGCTGGCGGCGGAGCTCGCCCCGGGCACGCCCATCCTGAGCCACACCTTCGCGCTGCGCGGCTGGACTCCCACACACACGCTCGTGACGGCGGACCTGTACCGCACCCGGGTGTACCGCTACGCGGCGCCGGGCCGGATTTAA
- a CDS encoding choice-of-anchor D domain-containing protein, whose product MSKRWGLWVLAVLGVLAGCADRDRSVIADGRLTATPGGLDLQRVAVFDGREVEVVLRNVGRARINIDEAWVEGAAGAWRAEFTHEGPHSLVPGSECVVRVRFSPQQEGDMPATLVVRSDARQEPLVRVRLQGTAVDAWARLSPKRLDFGRIEADSTKTLSFTATNPTDLPVEVTPKLLGAQKDEFQAEPVVLQPGETREVPVTFAPVLVGAKQVALAVSPCRGCSDVAVQMTAEALERAVVAEPPELDFGSIPVDKDSLRVAKLHNLSTEPMAVTAFALTSTEASFTHAAIDVPLVLQPGETRSWEFRYSPGHMGEALNVASFRVESRRHPTTDVALRGFGGAAELCVSPLSRDFGPQPLGSKTVQVINVKNCGAANGGPLNLLGLDLQPLDGSTPETNPIHLTAQTLPHRLLPGEEVNLRVYFEPTREGAARSQLVMRTDVFEEQDTVLAFSGVGERHAPCQITVTPLAMNFGTVEPGRGAVLGVKVNNQARDLCAVKNIRMNDNGGGVFSLPGGELEGLIVYPGDSFSFMVAFASPLGGGDFTGSVQIEQWDPANPRVLIPLSAHSQSACLVASPRYVDFGVSRPDCSLAPREVNYLNACRAPVTVSNVYIGAGTSDGEFQLSDVPPPPITLPPGGAFTVQVDYLAQVFGLNLSPLFVESSDLPDPLLVSLVGESSKRMDKTDKFVQQDGAKVDVLFVVDNTASMVEEQPRLRSAMPAFVDTARAKGVDLHLAVTTTGIDTVSNACPGGAQGGEAGRFFPVDGSRPRILTLQTPDVTSVLQQNVNVGLCASLEQGFEAVRRALSPPLVNNADDPRTPVPNDGNRGFLRDEAALVVVFVGDEDDHSPDSVDTYVRFLRERKGENQPQRMTLYAIAPTAQGCPTSGGGGTRYAEAAARTGGEVISVCEPDYSPLLRSVANKAFSPQDRFPLSDLPDAGSITVSVNGAPVTAGWQYDGATNSVIFTTAPAAGAKVDIYYRRACS is encoded by the coding sequence ATGAGCAAGCGCTGGGGGCTGTGGGTCCTCGCGGTGCTGGGTGTGCTGGCGGGGTGCGCGGATCGGGATCGCTCGGTCATCGCGGACGGCCGGTTGACGGCGACGCCAGGTGGCCTGGATTTGCAGCGGGTGGCGGTGTTCGACGGGCGCGAGGTGGAGGTGGTCCTGCGCAACGTCGGCCGGGCCCGCATCAATATCGATGAAGCGTGGGTGGAGGGCGCCGCCGGCGCCTGGCGGGCGGAGTTCACCCACGAGGGTCCGCATTCGCTCGTGCCCGGCAGTGAGTGCGTGGTGCGCGTGCGCTTCAGTCCCCAGCAGGAAGGGGACATGCCGGCCACGCTGGTGGTGCGCTCGGATGCGCGGCAGGAGCCGCTCGTGCGCGTGCGCCTGCAGGGCACCGCCGTGGATGCCTGGGCGCGGCTGTCACCCAAGCGGTTGGACTTCGGCCGCATCGAGGCGGACTCCACCAAGACGCTGTCCTTCACGGCCACCAACCCCACGGATCTGCCCGTGGAGGTGACGCCCAAGCTCTTGGGCGCGCAGAAGGACGAGTTCCAGGCGGAGCCGGTGGTGCTCCAGCCCGGCGAGACGCGCGAGGTGCCCGTCACCTTCGCGCCCGTGCTGGTGGGCGCCAAGCAGGTGGCGCTCGCGGTGTCGCCGTGCCGGGGGTGCTCGGACGTGGCCGTGCAGATGACGGCCGAGGCGCTCGAGCGCGCCGTGGTGGCCGAGCCGCCCGAGCTCGACTTCGGCTCCATCCCGGTGGACAAGGACAGCCTCCGGGTGGCGAAGCTGCACAACCTGAGCACCGAGCCCATGGCGGTGACGGCGTTCGCGCTGACGTCCACCGAGGCCTCCTTCACCCACGCCGCCATCGACGTGCCGCTGGTGCTCCAGCCCGGCGAGACGCGCTCCTGGGAGTTCCGCTACAGCCCGGGCCACATGGGCGAGGCGCTCAACGTGGCCTCCTTCCGCGTGGAGAGCCGACGCCATCCCACCACGGACGTGGCGCTGCGCGGCTTTGGCGGCGCGGCGGAGCTGTGCGTGTCCCCGCTCAGCCGCGACTTCGGTCCCCAGCCCCTGGGCTCCAAGACCGTCCAGGTCATCAACGTGAAGAACTGCGGCGCCGCCAATGGTGGGCCGCTCAACCTGTTGGGGCTGGACCTCCAGCCGCTGGATGGCTCCACGCCCGAGACCAATCCCATCCACCTGACGGCGCAGACGCTGCCGCACCGGCTGTTGCCGGGCGAGGAGGTCAACCTGCGCGTCTACTTCGAGCCCACGCGCGAGGGCGCGGCGCGCAGCCAGCTGGTGATGCGCACGGACGTGTTCGAGGAGCAGGACACGGTGCTGGCGTTCTCGGGCGTCGGCGAGCGGCACGCGCCGTGTCAGATCACCGTGACGCCGCTGGCGATGAACTTCGGCACGGTGGAGCCCGGCCGCGGCGCGGTGCTGGGCGTGAAGGTGAACAACCAGGCGCGCGACCTGTGCGCCGTGAAGAACATCCGCATGAACGATAACGGGGGAGGGGTGTTCAGCCTGCCGGGTGGCGAGCTGGAGGGCCTCATCGTCTACCCCGGGGACTCCTTCAGCTTCATGGTGGCCTTCGCCTCGCCGCTCGGGGGTGGTGACTTCACGGGCTCGGTGCAGATCGAGCAGTGGGATCCCGCCAACCCGCGGGTGCTCATTCCCCTGAGCGCGCATTCCCAGTCCGCCTGTCTGGTGGCGTCTCCGCGCTACGTGGACTTCGGCGTGTCACGTCCGGACTGCTCGCTGGCGCCGCGCGAGGTGAACTACCTCAATGCCTGCCGCGCCCCGGTGACGGTGTCCAACGTGTACATCGGCGCGGGCACCTCGGATGGCGAGTTCCAGCTGAGTGACGTGCCCCCGCCGCCCATCACCCTGCCGCCGGGAGGCGCGTTCACCGTGCAGGTGGACTACCTGGCCCAGGTGTTCGGGCTGAACCTGTCGCCGCTCTTCGTGGAGTCCTCGGACCTGCCCGACCCGCTGCTCGTGTCGCTCGTGGGCGAGTCCTCCAAGCGCATGGACAAGACGGACAAGTTCGTCCAGCAGGACGGCGCCAAGGTGGACGTGCTCTTCGTGGTGGACAACACGGCCTCCATGGTCGAGGAGCAGCCGCGGTTGCGCTCGGCCATGCCCGCGTTCGTCGACACGGCGCGCGCCAAGGGCGTGGACCTGCACCTGGCCGTGACGACCACGGGCATCGACACGGTGTCCAACGCCTGCCCGGGCGGCGCCCAGGGCGGTGAGGCGGGCCGCTTCTTCCCGGTGGATGGCAGCCGGCCGCGCATCCTCACGCTGCAGACGCCGGACGTGACGTCGGTGTTGCAGCAGAACGTGAACGTGGGCCTGTGCGCGTCGCTGGAGCAGGGCTTCGAGGCCGTGCGGCGCGCCCTGTCGCCGCCGCTGGTGAACAACGCGGATGATCCGCGCACCCCCGTGCCCAACGACGGCAACCGGGGCTTCCTGCGCGACGAGGCCGCCCTGGTGGTCGTCTTCGTGGGCGACGAGGATGACCACTCGCCGGACAGCGTGGACACCTACGTGCGCTTCCTGCGGGAGCGCAAGGGCGAGAACCAGCCGCAGCGCATGACCCTCTACGCCATCGCGCCCACGGCCCAGGGCTGCCCCACCTCGGGCGGCGGCGGCACGCGCTACGCCGAGGCCGCGGCCCGCACGGGCGGCGAGGTCATCTCCGTGTGCGAGCCGGACTACTCCCCGCTCCTGCGCTCGGTGGCCAACAAGGCCTTCTCGCCCCAGGACCGCTTCCCGCTGAGCGACCTGCCAGACGCGGGCAGCATCACCGTGTCGGTCAACGGCGCGCCGGTGACGGCGGGGTGGCAGTACGACGGCGCCACCAACAGTGTGATCTTCACCACCGCCCCCGCCGCGGGCGCCAAGGTGGACATCTACTACCGCCGCGCCTGCTCGTGA